One Ureaplasma urealyticum serovar 8 str. ATCC 27618 genomic window carries:
- a CDS encoding uracil-DNA glycosylase: protein MKWKEFIINQTKQDYLRNIIQKVNTIENHQVVYPLKKQRFRCFNFFDIEQTKVVILGQDPYHTPKMANGLCFSVDLGNNLPGSLVNIFKALEYDLQIKRTNPDLSDWAKQGVLLLNTVLTVNAHQANSHKDFGYDQLIKNAFIELKKQKHVVYLLWGKQAMSYIDLIDKDHNLILCAPHPSPLSAHRGFLTCKHFSACNDYLIKHFRTPIKW from the coding sequence ATGAAATGAAAAGAATTTATAATTAATCAAACCAAACAAGATTATTTAAGAAATATTATTCAAAAAGTTAATACAATCGAAAATCATCAAGTTGTTTATCCTTTAAAAAAACAACGATTTCGATGTTTTAACTTTTTTGATATTGAACAAACTAAAGTTGTTATTTTAGGTCAAGACCCATACCACACCCCAAAAATGGCTAATGGTTTATGTTTTAGTGTTGATTTAGGTAATAATTTACCTGGATCATTAGTTAATATTTTCAAAGCCTTAGAGTATGATTTGCAAATAAAAAGAACAAATCCTGATTTATCTGATTGAGCAAAACAAGGCGTTTTATTGTTAAATACTGTTTTAACTGTTAATGCTCATCAAGCTAATTCACATAAGGATTTTGGGTATGATCAACTAATTAAAAATGCGTTTATTGAACTAAAAAAACAAAAACATGTCGTTTATTTGTTGTGAGGAAAACAAGCGATGAGCTATATTGATTTAATTGATAAAGATCACAATTTAATTTTATGTGCTCCCCATCCTTCACCACTAAGCGCGCATCGTGGTTTTTTAACTTGCAAGCATTTTAGTGCATGTAATGATTATTTAATTAAACATTTTCGCACTCCAATAAAATGGTAA
- the rpsF gene encoding 30S ribosomal protein S6, whose translation MAKYEIMLVVRGDLDQEQANKVANELKATLKNTEVKENNYEGVQQLAYEINKLKTAYRYVYNFETTDVSLINEFRRLAIINKNVLRHIIINLEKDYGYKATVNAKKVQRNEKRAEVYVRQKEEAERRAAERQAAYEAMKAEREAAGLPVKEFVKGANSKR comes from the coding sequence ATGGCAAAATACGAAATTATGTTAGTTGTTCGTGGTGATTTAGATCAAGAACAAGCTAACAAAGTTGCAAATGAATTAAAAGCAACTTTAAAAAACACAGAAGTTAAAGAAAATAATTATGAAGGTGTGCAACAATTAGCTTATGAAATCAACAAGCTAAAAACTGCTTATCGTTATGTTTATAATTTTGAAACAACTGATGTTAGTTTAATTAATGAATTTAGACGTTTAGCAATTATTAATAAAAATGTATTAAGACACATTATTATTAATTTAGAAAAAGATTACGGTTACAAAGCAACTGTTAATGCTAAAAAAGTACAACGTAATGAAAAACGTGCTGAAGTTTATGTACGTCAAAAAGAAGAAGCAGAACGTCGTGCAGCAGAACGTCAAGCAGCTTATGAAGCAATGAAGGCTGAACGTGAAGCAGCTGGGCTACCAGTTAAAGAATTTGTTAAAGGTGCAAATTCAAAACGTTAA
- a CDS encoding replicative DNA helicase codes for MSTKDLNDAILDLFCLVINNNDFWKDVILRLEAKDFPEKVQQNIFNTIANLNEQKYKISESNILNGLGNYVIVDEQDQNYLLHKNYLVQILERTDYLVDLKDCIEIIKNASIKNKLDLFANEILSTQISLTNAKDQFKEMHEKFLEILASRTEDTIENMELIANRYFEKLNKIGNSGIIPGVIKTKYDNIDKFTNGYKPGELVVIAARPGIGKTTFCLNVMVNNVNEIIEYNQNIQPNQKEKIIVMFSLEITKEQILQKFISIKTGISNREVIENKYRIAKGYDTRSFAMQAINEIKSWPIFVDDRPNISIVDIEAKLYDLKKRYDIALVVLDYLQLVSAGNANKNMTRTQEVGRVSSALKVIAKEINAPVIAIAQLSRKAEERDVSSNANMKNNPLVKTIDNSPKLSDLRESGSIEQDADVVAFLHWDRKQRNAMQNDNQETRMRDDLIEAKFIVEKNRNGSTGETDIIFSKLNSKFIRATTSKE; via the coding sequence ATGTCAACGAAAGACTTAAATGATGCGATCTTAGATTTGTTTTGTTTAGTAATTAATAATAACGACTTTTGAAAAGATGTTATTTTACGTTTAGAAGCTAAGGATTTTCCAGAAAAAGTTCAACAAAATATTTTTAATACAATTGCTAATTTAAACGAGCAAAAATATAAAATTAGTGAATCAAATATTTTAAATGGTTTAGGTAATTATGTGATTGTTGATGAACAAGATCAAAATTATTTATTACATAAAAATTATTTAGTGCAAATTTTAGAACGTACTGACTATTTAGTTGATTTAAAAGATTGTATTGAAATTATTAAAAACGCTTCTATTAAAAATAAACTCGATCTTTTTGCTAATGAAATTCTATCAACACAAATTTCATTAACTAACGCTAAAGATCAGTTTAAAGAAATGCATGAAAAATTTTTAGAAATTCTTGCTTCACGAACTGAAGATACTATTGAAAACATGGAACTAATTGCAAATCGCTATTTTGAAAAATTAAACAAAATTGGTAATAGTGGGATTATTCCAGGTGTTATTAAAACTAAATATGATAATATTGATAAATTCACAAATGGTTATAAACCAGGAGAATTAGTTGTTATTGCAGCACGTCCTGGGATTGGGAAAACAACGTTTTGTTTAAATGTTATGGTTAATAATGTTAATGAAATTATTGAATATAATCAAAACATTCAACCTAACCAAAAAGAAAAGATTATTGTAATGTTTTCACTTGAAATTACTAAAGAACAAATCTTGCAAAAATTTATTTCAATTAAAACAGGGATTTCTAATAGAGAAGTTATTGAAAATAAATATCGCATAGCTAAAGGTTATGATACAAGGTCATTTGCAATGCAAGCAATTAATGAAATTAAAAGTTGACCAATTTTTGTTGATGATCGTCCCAATATTTCAATTGTAGATATTGAAGCAAAATTATATGATTTAAAAAAACGTTATGATATTGCTTTAGTAGTTTTAGATTATTTACAATTAGTCTCTGCTGGTAATGCTAATAAAAATATGACAAGAACACAAGAGGTTGGCCGTGTCTCAAGCGCATTAAAAGTCATCGCTAAAGAAATTAATGCTCCAGTTATTGCAATTGCTCAACTTTCACGTAAAGCTGAAGAACGTGATGTAAGTAGCAATGCTAATATGAAAAATAATCCTTTAGTGAAAACAATCGATAATTCCCCAAAATTATCAGATTTACGAGAATCTGGGTCAATTGAACAAGATGCTGACGTTGTTGCTTTTTTACATTGAGATCGAAAACAACGTAACGCTATGCAAAACGATAATCAAGAAACACGAATGCGTGATGATTTGATTGAAGCAAAATTTATTGTTGAAAAAAACCGAAATGGTTCAACAGGTGAAACTGACATTATTTTTTCAAAATTAAACAGTAAATTTATTCGTGCAACCACTTCGAAGGAGTAA
- a CDS encoding membrane protein has translation MTNITSVLHATNTSQGNGINSWQSILIFLAFLIVFIIFTVIKKIYYSIRFQKRFYIIPKTSVKGISNIAMVISISVAVIILLTVLSANTASVIFRAWPGTRVTLEGILVKIGGLLFGPILGIFIGAMTDLLSVAMTAGVFHYGYLIAAMAYGLIGGLIRIILTTSKKKDLPFAIYSSIATILIGVAIALFLYFAPGIGDKGFNIQLFGFDIKIARTLMIGIILGFFLLSIIVVWFSLLIKYLLNHKNKNKAKSNWFIIFAPVLVTILLTEAVVNVLMMPSFDAELSSLKYTQWLSIRAVLFVPMVVLNLLIIYPIFKIVVPLIRYDYEDDIIEDKHIPIHVD, from the coding sequence GTGACAAACATAACAAGCGTATTGCATGCAACAAATACTTCACAAGGTAATGGAATTAATTCATGACAATCAATCCTAATTTTTTTAGCGTTTTTGATTGTTTTTATTATCTTTACAGTTATTAAAAAAATTTATTATTCAATTCGTTTTCAAAAGCGTTTTTATATTATTCCTAAAACTTCAGTTAAAGGAATTTCTAATATTGCAATGGTAATTTCGATTTCTGTTGCAGTAATTATATTATTAACGGTTTTATCAGCTAACACAGCTTCTGTAATCTTTCGGGCTTGACCAGGAACTCGTGTTACATTAGAGGGAATTCTTGTTAAAATTGGTGGTTTATTATTTGGTCCTATTTTAGGTATTTTTATTGGCGCAATGACTGATTTATTATCAGTTGCTATGACTGCTGGTGTATTTCATTATGGTTATTTAATTGCTGCTATGGCCTATGGATTAATTGGTGGATTAATTCGAATTATTCTAACAACTTCAAAAAAGAAGGATTTACCTTTTGCAATTTATAGTTCGATTGCAACTATTTTAATTGGTGTAGCAATTGCTTTATTTTTATATTTTGCACCAGGGATTGGTGATAAAGGTTTTAACATTCAATTATTTGGTTTTGATATTAAAATTGCAAGAACATTAATGATTGGAATCATTTTAGGATTTTTCTTATTATCAATTATTGTTGTTTGATTTAGTTTGTTAATAAAATATTTACTTAATCATAAAAATAAAAACAAAGCTAAATCAAATTGATTTATTATTTTTGCTCCTGTTTTAGTAACGATTTTATTAACTGAAGCAGTAGTAAACGTTTTAATGATGCCATCATTTGATGCTGAATTATCAAGTTTAAAATATACACAATGATTATCAATTCGTGCAGTTTTATTTGTACCAATGGTAGTTTTAAATCTATTAATTATTTATCCAATTTTCAAAATAGTTGTTCCTTTAATTCGTTATGATTATGAAGATGATATTATCGAGGATAAACACATTCCAATTCATGTTGATTAA
- the rplI gene encoding 50S ribosomal protein L9: protein MKVILLEDIANLGKKNDIVDVSDGYAKNFLIRQKKAVALTSKSQEVLNKDLAILQAQEQQAILDATLLKDELEQKPLHFFLKTNNLQTFGSISNKQIIDEINKDQKLVIKHMITKPHALGIGEHVVEISLHKKVIAKVNVIVSKE from the coding sequence ATGAAAGTTATTTTATTAGAAGATATTGCAAATCTTGGTAAAAAAAATGACATTGTTGATGTTAGTGATGGTTATGCAAAAAACTTTTTAATTCGTCAAAAAAAAGCAGTTGCACTAACAAGCAAATCACAAGAAGTTTTAAATAAAGACCTTGCAATTTTACAAGCTCAAGAGCAACAAGCTATTTTAGATGCAACTTTACTAAAAGATGAGTTAGAACAAAAACCTTTACACTTTTTTTTAAAAACAAACAATCTACAAACTTTTGGCTCAATTAGCAATAAACAAATTATTGATGAAATTAATAAAGACCAAAAATTAGTAATAAAACACATGATAACAAAACCACATGCATTAGGTATTGGTGAACACGTTGTTGAAATTTCATTACACAAAAAAGTGATTGCTAAAGTTAATGTTATTGTTAGCAAAGAATAG
- a CDS encoding GNAT family N-acetyltransferase, producing MVSIEKINEQDINAIVAYVVAFRKRLYPEIDHNTLPKELANFKQTYIINPLGAWFSVFLEGTHELVGTISCHEYNYRYNDLFCLDKNIKTSEVGKLYIDPSIRRQGIATSLFNALREQAKKQGIQCFYLHTHHHLPGAKQFWLKMGFTIQKEMTLEDDGKDIIHMTLEL from the coding sequence ATGGTGTCGATAGAAAAAATCAATGAGCAAGATATTAATGCTATTGTGGCATACGTTGTTGCTTTTCGTAAAAGACTTTATCCTGAAATAGATCATAATACCCTACCTAAAGAATTAGCTAATTTTAAACAAACCTATATCATTAATCCTTTAGGCGCATGATTTAGCGTCTTTTTAGAAGGTACTCATGAACTAGTTGGAACAATTTCATGTCATGAATACAACTATAGATATAACGATTTATTTTGTTTGGATAAAAATATCAAAACAAGTGAAGTTGGTAAATTATATATTGATCCTTCAATTCGTCGCCAAGGAATTGCCACTAGTTTGTTTAATGCATTAAGAGAGCAAGCTAAAAAACAAGGCATTCAATGTTTTTATTTACATACACACCATCATTTGCCAGGAGCTAAACAATTTTGATTGAAAATGGGCTTTACTATTCAAAAAGAAATGACTCTAGAAGATGATGGTAAAGACATTATTCATATGACTTTAGAACTATAA
- a CDS encoding S8/S53 family peptidase, translated as MNIKFKKILKSTILLPLISLPLISLVIKGNNQTSSSLHDKQNISTISNEIQHSTILMNKKNEKEFKNKNIIRITFNNINDKDKFISNIERTKLLMNDKSDIKSFKLLPFVDLIIDKNLETSEIKNFILSNKFRSITFNEIKFYSNETPSQENNLNTNNLNLDNWFLKDSSYLKSYSTIENNYIVDLIYFDYEFKPISKEEDLVKKDFIKNKFLYIKINKKFNHKIGQLVKIDFYNIRDNKQYSVQGKLLVNSDNEQFLKINIDYNLEIKQTYLVSAIKFLDENIEYNTRSNYVMVNSNISLEHFSFYVNDYLTDLNKNIYEMIGVNKYRHNLEEIPGIKNSNYELRSRPKIGIFEAGNEVDLIPSNLFYSDTNFEHYENYKDKYVKWENDRRVREAIITNAKKQLKDYQDKGGNDPDVINNLYKNINDKIDKNLHANNVASIIASNVGINEKSHIYSWNVHENEGYYGYFRKFNEFIEKGIKIINHSYGISLPNYFNLELQNHFESIIFDNYDYNEIKKRNK; from the coding sequence ATGAATATCAAGTTTAAAAAAATCTTAAAAAGCACAATATTATTACCATTAATATCTTTACCATTAATTTCATTGGTAATAAAAGGAAATAATCAAACAAGTTCGTCTTTACACGATAAACAAAATATAAGTACTATTTCTAATGAAATACAACATTCTACAATATTAATGAATAAGAAAAACGAAAAAGAGTTTAAAAATAAAAATATTATTAGAATTACTTTTAACAATATTAATGATAAGGATAAATTTATATCAAATATTGAAAGAACAAAATTATTAATGAATGATAAATCTGATATAAAATCATTTAAACTACTTCCATTTGTGGATTTGATAATTGATAAAAATTTAGAAACCAGTGAAATTAAGAATTTCATTCTAAGTAATAAGTTTAGATCTATAACATTTAACGAAATTAAATTTTATAGCAATGAAACACCATCACAAGAAAATAATTTAAATACTAATAATTTAAATTTAGACAATTGATTTTTAAAAGATTCTAGTTATTTGAAATCATACTCAACTATTGAAAATAATTATATTGTTGATTTAATTTATTTTGATTATGAATTTAAACCCATTAGCAAAGAAGAGGATTTAGTAAAAAAAGACTTTATTAAAAATAAGTTTTTGTACATTAAAATAAACAAAAAATTTAATCATAAAATTGGTCAATTAGTAAAAATTGATTTTTATAATATTAGAGATAATAAACAATACTCAGTTCAAGGAAAACTTTTAGTTAATAGCGATAATGAACAATTTTTAAAAATCAATATTGATTACAATTTGGAAATAAAACAAACATATTTAGTTAGTGCAATAAAATTTTTGGATGAAAACATCGAATACAACACACGTTCAAATTATGTAATGGTTAATTCCAATATTTCATTAGAGCATTTTTCTTTCTATGTTAATGATTACTTAACAGATTTAAATAAAAATATTTATGAAATGATTGGTGTAAACAAGTATAGACATAATTTAGAAGAGATTCCAGGTATAAAAAATTCGAATTATGAATTGCGTTCAAGACCAAAAATTGGAATATTTGAAGCGGGAAATGAAGTAGATTTAATTCCATCAAATTTATTTTATAGTGATACTAATTTTGAACATTATGAAAATTATAAAGATAAGTATGTAAAATGAGAGAATGATAGAAGAGTTAGAGAAGCGATTATTACTAATGCTAAAAAACAATTAAAAGACTATCAAGATAAAGGTGGTAATGATCCAGATGTTATTAACAATTTATACAAAAATATAAATGATAAAATTGACAAAAATTTACATGCTAACAATGTTGCATCTATTATTGCAAGCAATGTAGGAATTAATGAAAAATCACACATATATAGTTGAAATGTACATGAAAATGAAGGTTATTATGGATATTTTAGAAAATTTAATGAATTTATAGAAAAAGGAATAAAAATTATTAATCATAGTTATGGTATTTCATTACCAAACTATTTCAATTTAGAATTACAAAATCATTTTGAAAGTATAATTTTTGATAATTATGATTACAATGAAATAAAAAAAAGAAATAAGTAA
- the rpsR gene encoding 30S ribosomal protein S18 gives MAKVINNRNRKPRKKVCILSAKGIEHVDYKDVELLQRFINNNNKIASRRVTGASARMQRRIANAIKRARFVGLLPYVKE, from the coding sequence ATGGCTAAAGTAATTAATAACCGTAATCGTAAACCACGTAAAAAAGTTTGTATTTTATCTGCTAAAGGAATTGAGCATGTAGATTACAAAGATGTAGAACTACTACAACGTTTTATTAACAATAATAACAAAATTGCATCACGTCGTGTAACAGGTGCAAGTGCTCGTATGCAAAGAAGAATTGCAAATGCAATTAAACGTGCACGTTTTGTAGGATTACTTCCATACGTTAAAGAATAA
- a CDS encoding S8 family serine peptidase, translating to MSTGNDGNYVLKLNVKTKNNGERKLSIPLKEVDNKYILNDRFNKNSIYVGSINNNYEISSYSNYGNHSSVEENIGGNLFPFLVAPGNIYGVAKINQLDKFNYVNNKETISEVLIGGTSFSTPMVTGAVSLLQAYYMANNANKTIPVSHVRSILATSSSMDKIKDISTVYKENNHNNVYGFGILNFENIIEAYKNVNDFEINKKYKEKELVKEIDLNIENDSSNLNFSLSWLYNSKENIEKSDSQLENDFNTNNYKKPIDQSHYSLVLVDSNSLKGR from the coding sequence ATGTCAACTGGTAATGATGGAAACTATGTTTTGAAATTAAATGTAAAAACTAAAAATAATGGTGAAAGAAAATTAAGTATACCTTTAAAAGAAGTTGATAATAAATATATCTTAAATGATAGATTTAACAAAAATTCTATTTACGTTGGTAGTATAAATAATAATTATGAAATTTCAAGTTATTCTAATTACGGAAATCATTCTAGTGTAGAAGAAAATATTGGCGGTAATTTATTTCCATTTTTAGTTGCTCCAGGAAATATATATGGTGTAGCAAAAATAAATCAACTTGATAAGTTTAATTACGTAAATAATAAAGAAACAATTAGTGAAGTACTAATAGGAGGAACAAGTTTTTCTACTCCAATGGTTACAGGTGCAGTTAGTTTATTGCAAGCATATTATATGGCTAATAATGCAAATAAAACAATTCCCGTTTCTCATGTTAGATCTATATTAGCAACTTCTTCATCTATGGATAAAATTAAAGATATATCTACAGTTTATAAAGAAAATAACCATAATAATGTATATGGATTTGGAATTTTAAACTTTGAAAATATTATAGAAGCTTATAAAAATGTTAATGATTTTGAAATTAATAAAAAATATAAAGAAAAAGAGCTAGTTAAAGAAATTGATTTAAATATAGAAAATGATAGTTCTAATTTAAACTTTTCTTTATCATGATTATATAATTCTAAAGAAAATATTGAGAAAAGTGATTCCCAACTAGAAAATGATTTTAATACAAACAATTACAAAAAACCAATCGACCAATCACATTATTCTTTAGTTTTAGTAGATAGCAATTCTTTAAAAGGGCGTTAA
- a CDS encoding single-stranded DNA-binding protein, producing the protein MNKVILIGNLVRDPEARQIPSGRLVTNFTVAVNDNIPNANANFIRCVAWNNQANFLTTYLKKGDAIAIEGRIVSRSYVDNNGKTNYVTEVYADQVQSLSRRNQNANDHNNDKVNVDTMMGAYASINTDAAFSSNQPQTNFQSTTSNSNKNDDEEDEITSWINLDDDLE; encoded by the coding sequence ATGAACAAAGTAATTTTGATTGGTAATCTAGTTCGTGATCCAGAAGCTCGTCAAATACCAAGCGGTCGTTTGGTTACTAACTTTACAGTTGCTGTTAATGATAATATTCCTAATGCTAATGCAAATTTTATTCGTTGTGTTGCATGAAATAACCAAGCTAACTTTTTAACAACATATTTAAAAAAAGGTGATGCTATCGCAATTGAAGGACGTATTGTTTCACGAAGCTACGTTGATAATAATGGTAAAACAAATTATGTAACTGAAGTTTATGCAGATCAAGTCCAATCATTATCACGTCGTAATCAAAATGCTAATGATCATAATAATGATAAAGTAAATGTTGACACAATGATGGGTGCATACGCAAGCATTAATACTGATGCAGCATTTAGTTCAAACCAACCTCAAACTAATTTTCAATCAACAACATCAAATTCTAATAAAAATGATGATGAAGAAGATGAAATTACAAGTTGAATTAATCTTGATGATGATTTAGAATAG